In Kitasatospora viridis, a single window of DNA contains:
- a CDS encoding AMP-binding protein — translation MTLAAPSHTSGPTDTPLLTDTIGANLLRAVAGFGEREVLVDVPSGRRWTYRQFAAETEVLALGLLALGVRTGDRVGIWAPNCPEWMLLQYATARIGAVLVNINPSYRTHELEYVLRQSGIRTVVAMPVYKTSDYAGMLAEAAPNCPGLREVLLIGEESWERVLRLGQLRDPAELAAVEAGLTADDPINIQYTSGTTGFPKGATLSHRNILNNGYFVAELCGYTEADRICVPVPFYHCFGMVMGNLAATSHGACVVIPAPSFDPAATLAAVAAERCTSLYGVPTMFIAELNDPGFAEHDLSSLRTGIMAGSPCPAEVMKQVIERMHMSEVAICYGMTETSPVSTQTRGDDTFEQRISTVGRVGPHLEVKVVDPVTGATVPRGSAGELCTKGYSVMLGYWEEPARTAEAIDAEGWMHTGDLAVMDQDGFLAITGRIKDMVIRGGENIYPREIEEFLLTHPDVVDAQVIGVPDEKYGEELMAWIVLRPAAEPLTAEALRAFCTGRLAHYKIPRHVHLVDGFPMTVTGKVRKVEMREQAVRLLAP, via the coding sequence ATGACCCTCGCCGCGCCCAGCCACACCAGCGGTCCCACCGACACCCCCCTGCTGACCGACACCATCGGCGCCAACCTGCTGCGCGCGGTGGCCGGGTTCGGCGAGCGCGAGGTGCTGGTCGACGTCCCCAGCGGCCGCCGCTGGACCTACCGGCAGTTCGCTGCCGAGACCGAGGTACTGGCCCTGGGCCTGCTCGCGCTCGGCGTGCGGACCGGGGACCGGGTGGGCATCTGGGCGCCCAACTGCCCGGAGTGGATGCTGCTGCAGTACGCCACCGCCCGGATCGGCGCCGTGCTGGTGAACATCAACCCCAGCTACCGCACCCACGAACTGGAGTACGTGCTGCGCCAGTCGGGCATCCGCACGGTGGTCGCGATGCCCGTCTACAAGACCTCCGACTACGCCGGCATGCTCGCCGAGGCCGCGCCCAACTGCCCCGGGCTGCGCGAGGTGCTGCTGATCGGCGAGGAGTCCTGGGAGCGGGTGCTGAGGCTCGGTCAGCTGCGCGACCCGGCCGAACTGGCGGCCGTCGAGGCCGGACTGACGGCGGACGACCCGATCAACATCCAGTACACCTCGGGCACCACCGGCTTCCCCAAGGGCGCCACGCTCTCGCACCGCAACATCCTCAACAACGGCTACTTCGTCGCCGAGCTGTGCGGCTACACCGAGGCCGACCGGATCTGCGTGCCCGTGCCGTTCTACCACTGCTTCGGCATGGTGATGGGCAACCTGGCGGCCACCTCGCACGGCGCCTGCGTGGTGATCCCCGCGCCGTCCTTCGACCCCGCCGCCACCCTGGCCGCCGTCGCCGCCGAACGCTGCACCTCGCTCTACGGCGTGCCCACCATGTTCATCGCCGAGCTCAACGACCCCGGCTTCGCCGAGCACGACCTGTCCAGCCTGCGCACCGGCATCATGGCCGGCTCGCCCTGCCCGGCCGAGGTGATGAAGCAGGTCATCGAGCGGATGCACATGAGCGAGGTGGCCATCTGCTACGGGATGACCGAGACCTCCCCGGTCTCCACCCAGACCCGCGGCGACGACACCTTCGAGCAGCGGATCAGCACCGTCGGCCGGGTCGGGCCGCACCTGGAGGTCAAGGTGGTGGACCCGGTCACCGGCGCCACCGTGCCGCGCGGCAGCGCCGGCGAACTCTGCACCAAGGGCTACTCGGTGATGCTCGGCTACTGGGAGGAGCCGGCGCGGACCGCCGAGGCGATCGACGCCGAGGGCTGGATGCACACCGGCGACCTGGCCGTGATGGACCAGGACGGCTTCCTCGCCATCACCGGCCGGATCAAGGACATGGTGATCCGCGGCGGCGAGAACATCTACCCCCGGGAGATCGAGGAGTTCCTGCTCACCCATCCCGACGTGGTGGACGCCCAGGTGATCGGCGTGCCGGACGAGAAGTACGGCGAGGAGCTGATGGCCTGGATCGTGCTGCGCCCCGCCGCCGAACCGCTCACCGCCGAGGCCCTGCGGGCCTTCTGCACCGGTCGGCTCGCGCACTACAAGATCCCGCGCCACGTGCACCTGGTCGACGGGTTCCCGATGACCGTCACCGGCAAGGTCCGCAAGGTGGAGATGCGCGAGCAGGCGGTGCGGCTGCTCGCGCCCTGA
- a CDS encoding elongation factor G-like protein EF-G2, which translates to MSERAAAHQGAAGRAPAVADPQHLRNVVLVGVSGSGKTTLTESLALAAGALTRAGRVADGSTVSDHEEIEQRRQHSVRLSLVPLEWQGVKINLIDPPGHADFLGELRAGLRAADAAVFVVSATDPVTGPVLALWQECADAGLPRVIAVTHMDAARADFDEVLAVCQQAFADGRADAVQPLDLPVRSEGRVRGTVELISGETHGRAEPLPPTGPARERLVEAIAGEDDELLERYLGGEELDQGALTRGLRGAVLHDAIHPVLPLTEDGTGAVDLLDLIVSAFPAPPDRPVPESLNGTEPLTAPAGDPAGPLVAQVVQNTGDPYVGRLSLVRVFSGTLQPDRVLRAAGADGVVAEERSAALTSPFGKQQRPVDQALAGDLVCVGKLTSARVGDTLAEPDGATVLTPWQLPEPLLPVAIEARSRSDEDKLSQGLTRLTAQDPTVRLEQNPDTGQLVLWCTGEAHAGVVLEQLAGQHGVQVDQVPYRVALRETFGGPATGHGRLVKQSGGHGQYAICELLVEPLPGGAGVEFVDKVVGGAVPRHFVPSVEKGVRAQLEQGVGGGRPLVDVRVTLVDGKAHSVDSSDAAFQSAAALALRDAAAQARLRLLEPVAEVGVLVADEYQGAVFSDLSVRRARVLGTEPAGPGRSLLRAEVPELELTRYAVDLRALTHGTGSFTRTPLRYEPVPPAVAAKLAKE; encoded by the coding sequence ATGTCCGAGCGAGCCGCCGCCCACCAGGGGGCCGCCGGCCGGGCCCCGGCCGTGGCGGATCCCCAGCACCTGCGCAACGTGGTGCTGGTCGGGGTGAGCGGCTCGGGCAAGACCACGCTGACCGAGTCGCTGGCCCTGGCGGCGGGCGCGCTGACCCGGGCCGGCCGGGTCGCCGACGGCAGCACCGTCTCCGACCACGAGGAGATCGAGCAGCGCCGCCAGCACTCGGTGCGGCTCTCGCTGGTTCCGCTGGAGTGGCAGGGCGTCAAGATCAACCTGATCGACCCACCGGGCCACGCCGACTTCCTGGGCGAGCTGCGGGCCGGGTTGCGGGCCGCCGACGCCGCCGTCTTCGTGGTCTCGGCGACCGACCCGGTGACCGGGCCCGTGCTGGCGCTCTGGCAGGAGTGCGCCGACGCGGGCCTGCCCCGGGTCATCGCCGTCACCCACATGGACGCGGCCCGGGCCGACTTCGACGAGGTGCTGGCGGTCTGTCAGCAGGCCTTCGCCGACGGCCGGGCGGACGCCGTGCAGCCGCTGGACCTGCCGGTGCGCAGCGAGGGCCGGGTGCGCGGCACGGTCGAGCTGATCTCCGGCGAGACGCACGGCCGGGCCGAGCCGCTGCCGCCGACCGGCCCGGCCCGGGAGCGGCTGGTGGAGGCGATCGCCGGCGAGGACGACGAGCTGCTGGAGCGCTACCTGGGCGGCGAGGAGCTGGACCAGGGCGCGCTGACCCGCGGCCTGCGCGGCGCGGTGCTGCACGACGCGATCCACCCGGTGCTGCCGCTGACCGAGGACGGCACCGGCGCGGTGGACCTGCTGGACCTGATCGTCTCCGCCTTCCCGGCCCCGCCGGACCGCCCGGTCCCGGAATCCCTGAACGGCACAGAGCCGCTGACCGCCCCGGCCGGCGACCCGGCCGGCCCGCTGGTCGCCCAGGTGGTGCAGAACACCGGGGATCCGTACGTCGGCCGGCTGAGCCTGGTCCGGGTCTTCAGCGGCACCCTGCAGCCCGACCGGGTGCTGCGCGCGGCCGGTGCCGACGGTGTCGTCGCCGAGGAGCGCTCGGCCGCGCTGACCAGCCCGTTCGGCAAGCAGCAGCGCCCGGTGGACCAGGCCCTCGCGGGTGACCTGGTCTGTGTCGGCAAGCTGACCTCGGCCCGGGTCGGCGACACCCTGGCGGAGCCGGACGGCGCGACGGTCCTGACGCCCTGGCAGCTGCCCGAGCCGCTGCTGCCGGTGGCGATCGAGGCCCGCAGCCGCAGCGACGAGGACAAGCTGTCCCAGGGCCTGACCCGGCTGACCGCCCAGGACCCGACGGTGCGGCTGGAGCAGAACCCGGACACCGGCCAGCTGGTGCTCTGGTGCACCGGCGAGGCGCACGCGGGCGTGGTGCTGGAGCAGTTGGCCGGGCAGCACGGCGTGCAGGTGGACCAGGTGCCGTACCGGGTGGCGCTGCGGGAGACCTTCGGCGGGCCGGCCACCGGGCACGGCCGACTGGTCAAGCAGTCCGGCGGGCACGGCCAGTACGCGATCTGCGAGCTGCTGGTGGAGCCGCTGCCGGGCGGCGCCGGCGTCGAGTTCGTGGACAAGGTGGTGGGCGGCGCGGTGCCGCGGCACTTCGTGCCCTCGGTGGAGAAGGGGGTGCGGGCGCAGTTGGAGCAGGGGGTGGGCGGCGGGCGCCCGCTGGTGGACGTCCGGGTCACCCTGGTGGACGGCAAGGCCCACTCGGTGGACTCCTCCGACGCGGCCTTCCAGTCGGCCGCGGCGCTGGCCCTGCGGGACGCCGCGGCGCAGGCCCGGCTGCGGCTGCTGGAGCCGGTGGCCGAGGTGGGGGTGCTGGTGGCGGACGAGTACCAGGGCGCGGTCTTCAGCGACCTGTCGGTCCGTCGGGCGCGGGTGCTGGGCACCGAGCCGGCCGGACCGGGCCGCAGCCTGCTGCGGGCGGAGGTGCCCGAGCTGGAGCTGACCCGGTACGCGGTCGACCTGCGCGCGCTGACCCACGGCACGGGCTCCTTCACCCGCACCCCGCTGCGCTACGAGCCGGTGCCGCCGGCGGTGGCGGCCAAGCTCGCGAAGGAGTGA
- a CDS encoding MFS transporter, producing MLLVVATAVFVANLDLFIVNVALPAMNQHFRGSTLSALSWVLNGYAIVFAALLVPAGRLADRLGHRTGFLAGLALFTGSSALCALAPGVGWLVGARLLQALGAALLMPTSLALLLDATAPERRTGAVRAWASIGGIAAGLGPVLGGLLVEADWRWVFLVNLPVGAAGLVAGRRVLPRLRGRAEEPWPDLLGALLLTAAIGLLAVGLVRSDNWGWASARVLGSLAGAAALVAGFLWRSARHRAPVVELPLLRVPVFAAANATALLFTVAFAGMLLTSVLWCQQVWGYSALRTGLAVAPGPLLVPPITLTAAPLLRRFGAGWLAALGLLAFGAGLGWWVAAIGTAPGYAAELLPGMLLTGVGVGLALPTLIGAAATALPPTRFATGSAVTTMGRQVGSVVGVAVVVSLLGTPHSAAQALDAFRHAWWALITATALALLAAVALAGARRQG from the coding sequence GTGCTGCTGGTCGTCGCCACCGCAGTCTTCGTCGCCAACCTCGACCTCTTCATCGTCAACGTCGCGCTGCCGGCGATGAACCAGCACTTCCGGGGCAGCACCCTGTCCGCCCTCTCCTGGGTGCTGAACGGCTACGCCATCGTCTTCGCCGCCCTGCTGGTCCCGGCCGGACGGCTCGCCGACCGGCTCGGCCACCGGACCGGCTTCCTGGCCGGCCTGGCGCTGTTCACCGGCTCCTCCGCGCTCTGCGCGCTGGCGCCCGGCGTCGGCTGGCTGGTCGGCGCCCGGCTGCTGCAGGCCCTCGGGGCCGCCCTGTTGATGCCCACCTCGCTCGCCCTGCTGCTGGACGCCACCGCCCCCGAACGCCGCACGGGCGCGGTGCGCGCCTGGGCGTCGATCGGCGGCATCGCGGCGGGGCTCGGCCCGGTGCTCGGCGGCCTGCTGGTCGAGGCCGACTGGCGCTGGGTGTTCCTGGTCAACCTGCCGGTCGGCGCGGCCGGACTGGTGGCCGGCCGACGGGTGCTGCCCCGGCTGCGCGGGCGGGCCGAGGAGCCCTGGCCCGACCTGCTCGGCGCGCTGCTGCTGACCGCCGCGATCGGCCTGCTCGCCGTCGGCCTGGTGCGTTCCGACAACTGGGGCTGGGCCTCGGCCCGGGTGCTCGGCAGCCTGGCCGGCGCCGCCGCCCTGGTGGCCGGCTTCCTGTGGCGCTCGGCCCGCCACCGCGCGCCGGTGGTCGAGCTGCCGCTGCTGCGGGTGCCGGTCTTCGCCGCGGCCAACGCCACCGCGCTGCTCTTCACCGTGGCCTTCGCCGGGATGCTGCTCACCTCGGTGCTCTGGTGCCAGCAGGTGTGGGGCTACTCGGCGCTGCGCACCGGCCTCGCGGTGGCGCCCGGCCCGCTGCTGGTGCCGCCGATCACGCTGACCGCCGCCCCGCTGCTGCGCCGGTTCGGCGCCGGGTGGTTGGCCGCGCTCGGGCTGCTGGCCTTCGGCGCCGGCCTCGGCTGGTGGGTGGCGGCGATCGGCACCGCGCCCGGCTACGCCGCCGAGCTGCTGCCCGGCATGCTGCTCACCGGCGTCGGTGTCGGCCTGGCCCTGCCCACGCTGATCGGTGCCGCCGCCACGGCGCTGCCGCCGACCCGGTTCGCCACCGGCTCGGCGGTCACCACGATGGGCCGTCAGGTCGGCTCGGTGGTGGGCGTGGCGGTCGTGGTCAGCCTGCTCGGCACCCCGCACTCGGCCGCCCAGGCGCTCGACGCCTTCCGGCACGCCTGGTGGGCGCTGATCACGGCCACCGCGCTGGCCCTGCTCGCCGCCGTCGCGCTGGCCGGGGCCCGGCGGCAGGGGTAA
- the pqqD gene encoding pyrroloquinoline quinone biosynthesis peptide chaperone PqqD: MGGAWGTADGPWVGRGSPAHPIGWRLRTGVRLTEDGACDPPVLLHPEGVLLLNERSAAVLRLCDGSRGAGAITAALSAEFAEVAAEQVLAFLAGIAEQGLIEGVCLGERGGG; encoded by the coding sequence ATGGGCGGAGCCTGGGGGACCGCGGACGGTCCCTGGGTCGGCCGTGGTTCCCCGGCCCACCCGATCGGCTGGCGGCTGCGCACCGGCGTCCGACTCACCGAGGACGGGGCGTGCGACCCGCCCGTGCTGCTCCATCCCGAGGGCGTGCTGCTGTTGAACGAGCGGTCCGCCGCCGTGCTGCGGCTCTGCGACGGCTCCCGGGGCGCCGGCGCGATCACGGCGGCGCTGAGCGCGGAGTTCGCCGAGGTGGCCGCCGAGCAGGTGCTCGCCTTCCTCGCCGGGATAGCCGAACAGGGGCTGATCGAGGGCGTCTGCCTGGGCGAGCGGGGCGGTGGCTGA
- a CDS encoding DUF6191 domain-containing protein: MSMLFGTVGGLLIPALVTAFALLAGLARRVLARARPAAERGAAAGATEELHALLYPGKRIQLEQRQVELVLREDEHDGAPARHGIDLAGGRALLRMRRSAASGGTE; this comes from the coding sequence ATGAGCATGCTCTTCGGCACCGTGGGCGGCCTGCTGATCCCGGCCCTGGTCACGGCGTTCGCCCTGCTCGCTGGCCTGGCCCGGCGGGTGCTGGCCCGCGCGCGGCCGGCGGCGGAGCGCGGAGCGGCAGCGGGCGCCACCGAGGAACTGCACGCACTGCTCTACCCCGGCAAGCGGATCCAGCTGGAGCAGCGGCAGGTCGAACTGGTGCTGCGGGAGGACGAGCACGACGGCGCGCCGGCCCGGCACGGGATCGACCTGGCCGGCGGGCGGGCGCTGCTGCGGATGCGGCGGAGCGCCGCGAGCGGTGGAACCGAGTGA
- a CDS encoding DUF402 domain-containing protein has product MSNDLFAAGDTAIRRDVHMGRVWTAMPQRVLDDTGAVLTLAYWPGIVGLAPITWIAAHRTGDNAMRARGLTDLAGGRWQLAPYYWEHTELLSYFLTGEHFSVHCFQSAGTHQPLRWYVNFELPFVRRRGLGIDTLDLCLDLLATPDLGSWWWKDEQEYAQVRRLGMVDDALDRQVATARSRALALLEDRAGPFARGWPRWSPDPDWPLPELPADTRW; this is encoded by the coding sequence GTGAGCAACGACCTGTTCGCCGCAGGTGACACGGCCATTCGCCGCGATGTGCACATGGGGCGGGTGTGGACGGCGATGCCGCAACGCGTCCTCGACGACACCGGCGCCGTGCTGACCCTCGCCTACTGGCCGGGCATCGTCGGCCTCGCCCCCATCACCTGGATCGCCGCCCACCGCACCGGCGACAACGCCATGCGGGCCCGCGGCCTGACCGATCTCGCGGGCGGGCGCTGGCAGTTGGCGCCCTACTACTGGGAGCACACCGAGCTCCTCTCGTACTTCCTGACCGGCGAGCACTTCAGCGTGCACTGCTTCCAGTCCGCCGGCACGCACCAACCCCTGCGCTGGTACGTCAACTTCGAGCTCCCGTTCGTCCGCCGCCGGGGCCTGGGCATCGACACCCTCGACCTCTGCCTGGACCTGCTGGCCACCCCCGACCTGGGATCCTGGTGGTGGAAGGACGAGCAGGAGTACGCCCAGGTCCGCCGCCTCGGCATGGTCGACGACGCGCTGGACCGCCAGGTCGCCACCGCCCGCTCCCGCGCCCTGGCCCTGCTGGAGGACCGCGCCGGCCCGTTCGCCCGGGGCTGGCCCCGCTGGTCGCCCGACCCCGACTGGCCCCTCCCGGAACTCCCCGCCGACACGCGCTGGTGA